One Eretmochelys imbricata isolate rEreImb1 chromosome 9, rEreImb1.hap1, whole genome shotgun sequence genomic window, CTTGCATAATTTTGTTTCTATAGGAATAAATCATCACAGTAATTATATTGTCTAATATCTTCACACCTATGATGTGTTGTAAAGCACAACTGAAGTCTGAAAGATACATTCCCTCAGATATCTTAGATATGGTGATGTCAGACTAAACCAAGCTAGCAGTATGCAAGAATAATTTAATCTCAAATTTCAGGGAATATACTGATCGTCTAAAGGGCTGCTGGCTCTAGCAGGCTACTAGACATGATTAACAAAAAGTCTGAACCAATATTTGTCCAGGTAATATATGGCCCATATTACTGTAGTACCTGCTACTAAATAAACTAGAGGTAAATCCTTTATATTTTTTACCAAACTAGCCTGTATTAACTTGctgagagcttttttttttttttttttaagtaatggtGGTGAAAACACAAGATTATTTTCTGTAAATTCTCAAAATTCTAGGTTTAGTAATGCTATTATGATCATAACTGGCCCAATCAAACTACCTTTGGGAATGCTGTTTTTATAATATAGATTAATCATGTCTAGGGAATACATTCTTGTCTATTGCCCTGATTAGTTTTTGTTTGCCATCAACTACTAAACTGAAGTCAGCGTTAGTCTAAAATCCCCATCTTTAATGCCCAGATAGCAAGAACAAGATTACACGTATGAGCATTTATTCCAGCCTTAAATTAAGCCAACTGGTACAACTCAGTCAGGCAGATATGTGAGTGCTTATGAGAGTGTCACGCTGCATTTGGCCTAGAAGCATGTTGTGATGGGAGTCCAGAGGGAGGCCCCAGCCTTAGAAGAGGGAGAAACACAAGATTAAGGAGCTGAGAAGGCTTGGAATTACCCAGGACTTAAATGActgagtgaaatcttggccccattaaaGTTTAAGGTAAaattccaactgacttcagtgcggccaagatttcatcctatGTATTTTCATATTCTAATCAAATAGATAAcaagtttgaacattttaaaaaacaggctcATTAACAGTAgttagtttctttttaaaagtgtgcCTCTGGTGTAGGCCAGATGCCGACACATCATTGAGTCTATACAAGTGGGAAGGAGCATTATTAAATATTACTTTCTCCCCAAGACTGCCATTTTCCTATCCCTGCCTCTATGTGCATTGTGAGCAGCTGCATTGCAGCACATCCAAGTGGCTAAAGAACAATCAACAGGCTTCACTGTTCTGATTCTGTcaccaggattgtgagttcacaGAACATCTTTCTCTTGCAACAGCAGACTACATTGCCCACATCGCACCAGTTAGTTTCCTTTTTTGGATCAATTTATCAACACGAACATGTCAtagatttgttttaaatcagtaGCAATtcaaccaaaaacaaacaacacaacaCACGAGAAAAAAGTCACGAGATTGAATCATTGAATTGATTGAATCATTTTGGAAAGATAAAGCCATCTGCAATGGGATGGTTATACCTTTGCAGTAAAGGCATATCTCAGTATTCGACTTCAAAGTCTGTACGTACTTTGGGAGACACAAATGAGTATTTCAGAGCCTGCTTCAGAGCTTAGCACTGCAGTTGGTAAGAGATGATGACGAGTAAAAGTAGAGCTCTTCTGAATTTTTGTAACACCTCATTTAAAAAGGAATGCCAATGCAGAACAAGATTCTTGATGCTTTGTATTCTTCATGGGGTTTAGTACAAAATAGGATTTTTCCATTTAGCACACAGGTCCCTGGTTTTAGGAATTGAAAGAAAATACCAACGTTTCTGTGTAACTTTCAAACTCCAGGTTAACAAGAACAGATGTATAAGGCAATCATATTTTagtctttaaaaaacaataaagtCAGTAGTGACccttttatttattgtttctttGATTTATTGGTGCTCCCTGCAGTGGAAATGCCTTTGGCTGCCAAAATCAAAGCAGGCTGCATCTTCAGAGTAAGGGGCATGTACAGAGCAGAGGTTGTGATATTGAATGGTTTAAGGTGCAGCACCAACAACTTTTGAGCTCAGACATAACTTGTTAAAGGTGCACAAAGTACTGTGCAACAGCAACTTACTCATTTTAGATGCCCAGCCAGGACTTGAATACAAGGAAACGTATCTTTCCTTGTTTAACATAAAGCCAGCTTAATAGTATgatgagagaagggaaggagagtTCTCATGATTACATATAAGGAGAGATGAATCACAATCAGAATATTTGATCTTTGGGATGAATGCCTGATTCAAAACAGCAAACCTCCTTATAATCCTTACTAAATACAAAGTTTGAAAGagttaaaggaaaataaatataaaacagaaaCCACAGTCTTtatcaaatgaaaaagaaaataacgTGCAGGATAAAGAAAAATGTAACAAGTTGACTCATTAGGTGATTTTAACAGATTATATATTTCCATGAGTGCTAGGTATCTAACATCCTTAGTTCATGCCAAGTTAATTTAATGGCCATGATAATTTCCATAATGAACATCAGTAACAACAGAACTGGATTGCAGTAATGGactgtattgatttttttaaagtgacatatatgttttaaaagctgcttgaTTTACTATCTTCTCTGCTTGTCCCCTAAGAAATTATATGAGGGAGTATACATTGGCTGAATGCAACCTATGCCGTTGTGCTGAATACATGCAATCAGAATCTTTGCCAACTAGTCATATGGCTCCTTCCACCGGGCTTATTCCTGCACCCATGGAAGTCAacggcaaaattcccactgaattcagtggcgCACAATCACTCCTGTAATCTCCATCTTCAGAGGAAATAAGCATTTTTATCAGACTCTGTAGAAACTGACAAGGTTTTCTGAAAAAATGGTTTAAAGATATTTTCCGCTAGATATTTGTTATGGTCTgatttcagcaaaacacttaagcatgtgactaaTGTAAAGCATGTAAATTATCCCATTCCTATAAAgtgaagcatttaagcacatgctcatcCCACTAAAGTAAAtatgttaagcacatgcttaactgctttgctgaattggagtctCTCTCCGACTCTTAGAagcttaaaattaaaatgtattttcttaccAGTAACCCTCTTTTCTGTCATCATATATCCACACTCTTCTCTGTTATGACAGGGTTATTTTGGGTGCTGAGCTATTAACCCACATAACACAGCATTGTAACATTAGACtggaaaaggggagaggaaaatgtaatgcttttgctttgcaaacattagctACATGTGAAGTAACACATAATGGGGAGGTGTGGGCTTAAGTTTTTATTAGCATGAATTTGGGATAGCTTTTACTAGTCCTGAGTTACTGAAAATGATGCCAAACTCGTGAAACCAATGATATCCTTAAAACCCCCCATCACTGGGTATTCTGTATATACCCTGGGTCCTACCCAACTCCTGTCTAAATGAATGGGAAGATTCCTATTAACCTGAATAGGAACTGGATTGGGCCCTATGAGTCCTACTGTctcagaggaaaagaaaaacattttggaaaCCTCAGTTACCTGAACAACCTTTCTAAAACTGTACCATTATTATGTCTAAAGTCCAATATCTCAGGATATTCCAGAGCTAGAAACCATAACCTGTTGGAAACTTAGGCATCCCCAGCTTTCCAATGGCATAAATCTTACGATATTAGTTCTCACCTTAAACCATCACTGGTCCAGGGCTGAAAATTGCCTCACCTACATCTCAGATCAGTGTAACTATTTTTCTGAAGAGTAAAGGAAACTTCACCAGGTTGTTTGAAAAAGACATACACGTGGCAGTAACAGCCATATGATACTGTACGTTGCAAAGCCAATTGAAAAGTTCTTGCTCTAATatcttcattttgtttcattcctTAAATCCTATGCTTCCTTCTTTAATCTTCACTGTCTCCATTTCACTTCATCTGTTCCCTTCTGTCCCCAAACTACCCTTTACTCTTAAATCCAGGCTTCTGACTGGAGCAATTCCACATACATATTACATGATAAATGCACCATTCATTTTCTCACCTGCACTCACCCCCCTAACTCATTTCTACTATGACATTCTAATTTTCTGAACTGCTGAGTAGCTTCATGCAGTTCTTTTTTAAAGCCAACCTGctggcaaaatgtttttttttttatacacacatatATTAGTAGGCATATTAACCTTTTGGGGGTAAAAACACAGAGTCCTTTTAAACCAGGTGAAATCATTAACAGAAATACTTCACAACTGAAAAATAGAAGTATGAACTAGTTTCCTCTTTTCAGATGCTGTCTTCATCCATTCTGAATGTAGTGAGCATCACTGGAGTGTCTAttctttttcaggtttcagagtaacagccgtgttagtctgtatttgcaaaaagaaaaggagtacttgtggcaccttagagactaaccaatcatgctcaaataaattggttagtctctaaggtgccacaagtactccttttctttttattctttttcaatGGACCTCAAGTTTGTCATAGTAAGAACAGCATTTTATTTAGCTGTAATTTTTCAGACAAACCTAAGGTAGGCAACCAGGCCTTCCTGAGCCCATTTCTTATTACTCTCATTTTATGCTATATTGTCCATGATGCTGTGCATTTTAGTCATAAGCTATTTTTTCCACTTAAGTAAATTGCAGTATTAGAAGCAAGCAGAAAGACTACACTTATTTACTCAGAAGCGTTTCATATGTGCAGAGATTCATGTCAGATATTTGAATGAGGATACATTTGAACAATGACAGACTTGTGGCTTTCTTTGAATTGACTAACTAGGCTACAGTTTTATTATAACATACCTCAGGGCCAAACCTTCTTCTCTGAAGAACAGCTCTGGTCAGTAGGACTTGATGAGGGAAATCCATAGATATTGTGGGATGGAATTCTCATGCCCAAGCCATAGAGCTGCTTCACAGTCACTACTGCAATCTCAGGACGGTGGAGGATTTTGTACCTGCTTTGCCACCGCTTCCCCACCCTACACTGGGGTTTTGGCCAGCAGATACATGTGgctacttccccccacccctgtcaggCAGCACAGCCACTCATAACTGCTCAAGTAGATGCACCTAATGAATGCATTTCTCAAGTACCCTCAGCATGGTATCAGGCAAGGGAGCCCAAGTGAACTATCCTCTGAATTTCCCACACATTCAGTCTCCCTCTACCATAACCACTATGCTGGTTCTCTCCTTTTCTCAGAGTTTCATGCATAGATCAGATTTTGGCCACAAATGACCATTTTACCTGGAATAGAATCTTACTAGTGACCGAGATGAAAAGCTCCATATCACAAAACCAATCCTGAGTTATCTAGTCCTGCCTGACAGGAGTTAGACTAAAATGAATTCCAGATGCAAATCTTTTATTCACATTGGAAATGTACAGATGCAAACTTTCAGAGATTCAATTGCACGCAACAGATTTTGAATGTCAAACggaaaaaagttattttctgtATGATCAAGAGTACCCACTGCTAAGCCATCAGATTGTATTGAGCATGTAATGATATTGTAGCATCCTCATTAAAGCAGCTTTTTGAGACAAATGTTTTGAGTGTTAGAAAGGGGTGTGCAAAGGCAAAAAGATTTTCATATACTCCAATAGCGTGCAGGCCTAGAAGCCTGTTCAGTCTGAGCTGTTCAAAAGAAGGGGTGAATTCTACTGGATGGGCAAAACAAAAAGTTAGTGAATACGAAGCACCAAGATCTTTTGTCAACCTAATAGTAGCAATCACCAGGCCAACAAGAACAGAAGGTACTCTCTACATTTTTTTATATCATGTAGAAACGTAAGCTCTTTCCTCCCTGTCACTCCAAACACAATATTTTCTAATGAAGAATACATGCTCTTTCAGGGTCCAGAAACAAATGGCAACTGTCTATGGCAAATGAACAGTAAATTACAAATTAGCAAGTAAACTGTTGGTAAGGCCTTAACAGCATCAGTGTATGCAACTGATGTCAGAGCATATCCTTTATTCCGATCTGTGGTGATACTGATGAGGTGGATATTATATTTCATATGGATTTTACCACAACTCAAGGCCAACTGAAATCAGATGCAAGTCTCATGCTAATGTTACATTTTTAATTCAGTGCTGATTTGTTGTTAATACTCTCAAAACTGGTCCAGATACCTATACATAAAAGTTTTATTTCCTGTATGGAGACAGTTtgctcaaaaataaaaaagtgatcAGTCACAGATTTTACAATACATTCTTAAGAGTTGTATGCTTGGATATATGGTCAAGTTCTTAGCCAAATAGTGGGAACTCAGTGGGGAAAACTCCCCTGTTTTGTTACTAACAAGAAATATCCCATTTTTCTCAGTTACTTTATAATAGGAAAcattttgcagaaagaaaaatcaatctACTCAAGTTTGGAGAATTCTAAAAGTATATGTGATGGCTGCAATTTTCAAAACATATCCTTTATACCAAAGAGCTGAATTGCTGaagtttgcttttctgaaatGCATTTATACTTAGCATGGAGAACATGGCTTTTGTGGATAGGCAGAAGAAGTATGCTTAGTTGTCTAACTGCTGCTAATAGCCTTTTCTGCTCTCCATCCCTCTCTTGGTTTAGAGTAGTCCCACGGTTGTCTGTTCTCAGTGTATCCATACAGTTTCCGCAGTGCCACACGGGTAGCTTCCTCCTCTGCAGCTAACACTGTTTCACCAGGACCTTCAGCTATAAGCTTCTTATcactgggagggaaaaaaaaaatcaagtaagtGTCCTCATGAGAAAACTGCGAACACCACTGTGCACCATTAATATATAATACGAGTCCTCTAACCAGCATTTCATATTTATTGGAAGGAAAACATTTAGATTATGGTGGTCTTTTGGGCAACTGTACATGAGTATATACTTGTTGATGGACACTCAGGTAAGAATTACACCGAATTTCTGAAGTACAACTGTGTTAACTCAGATTTACATTCCATTACCTATTGCCTGAACTATCCAATCTCcgttagaactttttaaaaatatacaagtaCATCATTTGTGCATCATCTTGATAcccctctctcttttcctggTAAACAATCATTTTGAAGTGTCTTGTCTTTACACAGTTCAGCAACAGATTTATTCAAAAACAGTTCAATTAGCAGAGAAACAATCTTCATGGCTACATAAATGAGGCCATGATTTAGCCTTAAATACTCTAAAGTAACCCTTGTACTTGGAGGGTTCTCTTGTCAATCCCACTTCCCTTTTGCATCCTCTGCCTATGCTACTGAAGCATGGAATGGTTTCATTCTTTTTCAAAGCTGTTCAACAATAATGTCTGCAAGAACCCTATTAAAATTTGCACCTGCACCCAATGTACTGCATGTGTCGATACTAGATTATAAACTCCTTGAGACGGGGGACTGTCTCTTTATGCATTTGTATGGGAATGAACATGTCAATCCTCAAACATTTATATAAAGTCCATTGCATAAATTGCATCTCTCttccaaaattatttttacaTGGCAACTTTAACAAGGGCAACTTGTAAAAAACAGAccatttccttcctccctccccccaaaactgaaATCCGTTTGACTTCAGATGAAAGTTTTACTAACCAGTACAATCCAACAAAGTACAGTGGTAGAACTGTACTGGCTCCTGACTGCCTGGTAAGTCTTGGTTCTGGAGCAGATATATTCCTCTTGGCCAATTCCTCCACTAGCAAACCCATTGGGTTTATAACATCCCAGATCTCAAAAAGGTCTTTTCCAATCAGTTGAGGAATTAAGAAGTCCTGAACAAAAACATTACAATTAACAGAAAGGAAGGGGAGTGAATGCTCTGGTGCTTTATAAGTACTAACTAACTATAGAGTTATGTGGTAGAAAATCCAATACAGAAATGTTGCATTACAAGATATTTTGAATGAAATTCGCGATCCCGTAAACAATGAGACAGAATTGTCTAAATAGGAAGGAAGCTGTTCTCCATTAATAGTTGCTTTTTCCTACAGACATATCTGAATGTCATACAGCAGAAGTAACATGGTTTTAAGTTGTTTCATATTATGTCTCTTAGCTGACATTTCTCTGATACAAAATTAGAAGTAAATGGCATAAACTGGAAGGATAGCAACTGCTAAAATGACTTCCCTCTCACAATATATTTTAATACGAAACCTTTTGATGTTTGATTCCAGGGAGACTCTTAACAAATCTCTGAATTGATCTGACTTTCTATGCATAATGTTAAGAAATTGCAGTGTTTTTCTggaacagtttcatgactgtacTAACCATCAAATAACTGTTTAAAAAGTTATACTGCAGCCACTGATTCAGCCATAAAATATCTAACAAATCAGGCCAAAAGTAAACAGTGCTACTCAAATAAATAACAGGTTACTATTCCTTGAAAAGTAGAGGTTGACTTAGGTAAAgtggaatcataggactggaagggacctctctaggtcatctagttcagtcccctgcaccatggcaggactatgtattagctagaccatccctcacaggtgtttgtctattctgcttttaaaaatcttcaatgatggagattccacaccctgcataggcaatttattccagtgcttaaccatcccgacagttagaaagattttcccaatgtccaacctaaactgctgcaatttaagcccactgcttcttttcctatcctcagaggttaaggagaacaatttttctccttgtaacaaccttttatgtacttgaatacttatgtcccctctcagtcttctcttctccagactaaacaaacagttttttcaatcttccttcgtaggtcatgttttctagacctttaattgtttttgttgttcttctctggactttctccaatttgtccacatctttcctgaaatgtggtgcccggaactggacacaatacttcagttgagggcctaatcagcgtggagtagaacagaagaattacttctcatgtcttgcttacaaaattcctgctaatacatcctagaatgccgtttgcttttttttttttttttttttttttttttgcaagtgttaagctgttgactcatatttgtCTTataatccactatgacccccagattcctttctgcagtactctttcttaggcagtcatttcccgttttgtatgtgCGCAACTGATGGTTTCATCCTAAGTGGAATATATCTCCTAGCTCTTGCATATATGCACATCAGTTAGACCTGAATGCGGGAAATAAGTTTGTAGGGGGTCTGGCCTCTGCCAGCAGTCAGGGATAagatactatttatttatttttggtcttATAATTTGAGACTGGGATCGCTACAGCCTTAGAGAGGtgccaaagaaataaaaataataactgtAACTGCTAGTACTTACTCTGATAAATATCCCTGTTTTCTGATGCCCACTGCTTTCAAACAATGCTCCTATTACAGCAAAGAAAGTCTTCTGCAGCACATTGGGTGGAACAGGAAACTCTGCACAAAGCGTTAAATCCTGTATGGATAGGTTTCTGGCCACATAAGACACAAGTTCCTGGCTCGTGAGAAAATCAACAAGGGCTCGTATCCCTTCAGAGGGCATCTTTGGATAAGCATCTTCAAAACAGTGAGTGAGGTAAGAGCGTGAAAGAGATACCCCTTGTTCAGAAAGTTTGTGATTATCCTGGAGATTGAGGGCAACCGCTTCTTTGTCTAGCCCAAGCTCTTGGCGTCTGGTCTCCTCACTTTTAATATAACAGGAATTAACAAATGCAGTTTTGAGGAGGTCCAAGGAAAAGGTTTCATGTAGTCGGTGGCTAAAAGCCTGTATCTCTGCATGGTAATCCCAGTTAGGCTTCTCTGAACTACAAACATACAAGAGAGAATTAACTCAAGAGTAGAACTGAACTTCCAGACAGAGTGTCATCTGTTCCACTAAACAGCTTAGATATGAAACCATTTATTAAAAggaaatgtaaaaataaacagaGTATTTCAGACATCTTCAAGTCGGCTTATTGCTAGAGCCCTTCAAATCCGTGGATATCTGCATCCGGACAGTTTTTGCGGATCGTGgattggatgcggatacaaattttgtatctagGCAAGGGTCAAAATATAGCATCTCAAAGGGAAGGAGTTGTCTGCAGCTTATAGCCTATGAGGCCGCTGTCCCTTAACCTGCccttcctccttcttctccttttgACAGATTCCATGTAGGGTTgccagcaccccctcccaccaGATCACATGCCcccaaatattattatttgttgtttGCATTACTGTACTccctaggagccctagtcctggatcaggaccctgttgtgcgctaggccctgtacaaacacagaacaaaaagacagtcactgccccagaCAGCTTATAATTTAAGTAAAAGATAAGAAATGATGAATGGATACAGAGagggaaataaaaggaaacaatgagaccataTGCCTCAGCAGCATAGGTCAGGGGAGGCCAAACCCCATCTTGAGAGCTACATGCAGCTCTCTTACAGTTATAGTGCATCTCACAGAGCCCCCCACAAGCCCCCATTCTCCACTTACCAgactggggtgagggtggggacacacagactcagggcttctgccccacgggggtggggtgggggtgggggcaggggaagtggTGGTCTTAGGGCTTCAGACCTGGGGGGTGCACTTGCCAGGGCTCAGAGCTTCAGCAAGAGCAGGGCTGATGCCTCAAGCCTTGGCAGGCCCCTCCTGTGTGGCTGACGCCCCGAGCCTCTGTAGGCGCGGGGCCCGTCTCTTGAACTTTTGAAGATTGTCATCTGCAGCTCAGAAGGTCAGTACATTTGGCCCCCACTGCCATAGGCCATAGTGTCAGCACACCAGCACTCTAAATAGGGTCAAGTTTTTTGTTGGCATTATGCAAAAGGAGCCAGTGagggagggttttgaaggaggagaaTGAGGGCCCCCATGCACCTTGTCTGCACTAAAActgagctgcggggggggggtgctactgtaatagcgACAATAAATAACAATgtgaaggaggacttgtggcaccctagagactaacacatttatttgagcataagcttgcgtgagctatAGCAAAGCTatagctcacgcaagcttatgctcaaataaatgtgttagtctctagggtgccacaagtcctccttttctttttgcgaatacagactaacacggccgctactctgaaaaataacaGGGTGGGTCTGGGCCAGGCGCTTCCGCGCCCTGTGCTGGGTCCCGCTGGGGCGCGGGGGACGCGGGGTCTAGCAAGAGGAGAGATGGTGATAACGCTCCAGTAcggggggtggggtgaagggaTGCACAGACCCGGGACGGCCTAGCATGGGCCTACCAATGACCTTCCTC contains:
- the MRPL44 gene encoding large ribosomal subunit protein mL44 gives rise to the protein MATGLLRGLLVRAPRRLLAAAGGAGRSALGLQQQQRRGKKFWLRAYLEQQRLRAPATRRSEKPNWDYHAEIQAFSHRLHETFSLDLLKTAFVNSCYIKSEETRRQELGLDKEAVALNLQDNHKLSEQGVSLSRSYLTHCFEDAYPKMPSEGIRALVDFLTSQELVSYVARNLSIQDLTLCAEFPVPPNVLQKTFFAVIGALFESSGHQKTGIFIRDFLIPQLIGKDLFEIWDVINPMGLLVEELAKRNISAPEPRLTRQSGASTVLPLYFVGLYCDKKLIAEGPGETVLAAEEEATRVALRKLYGYTENRQPWDYSKPREGWRAEKAISSS